From the genome of Oceanispirochaeta sp. M1:
TGATTTATTCAGGTAGTAGGGGAAAAGCATAATATAATAGTTCTGCCACTCATCAATATTGGCTTTGATCTCCAGGAGAAACTCTCTTTTCAGATCTGCATATTGAATGGAACCGAACATCAATTCCAGGTCTTCAACATCATTAAATACATCAGTGAAACTATAATTTATTCCAGGGTTGAGGAAGGGGAAATCCTTGATGATTTTAGAAACAAAAAGAAAGGAACAAACTACCTGCTCATTTACATTGGCGGCTTTCAGAAAAGCTGTGAAGTAATTAAACATTTCAGAAAAGTAGTCTGAATCAGGATCTGCTTCTTTCATAAACTCAAGAATTGTCTGGTATCTGTCAAAGAAATTAGTCTCAGCCTTAAATCTGTTGAAGGTTTTCTCTTCAAAGGAAATGGGCTTATCTCTTACCATAAACAGATCAAGCTTCTCGGGCATATTACCAAAATCGGCATCTGTTTTAAGAACTCTTCTTGCTTCGGTACTCCAGCTGGACCATTCACCCTGTGTTAGAACAGCAGGAACAAGCTCAGCTTTCATTCTTTTCATATCAGCAGCATTGTTAAAACTTCTGATAACTGTTTTCAGAGTCCAGGGAATATCTTTTTTAACTTTGGCATGAAGCTTCTCTTTAGGAAGAATGCTTTTCAATACCCATATATGATTCTTTGTAAGACTCAACAAAGCATTTACAGCCATTTTGAGAGACATGGTGTGTCCACGCTTTGTTGCAAAATCGATTGTGATTTCATCACCCTTGATTCCACGAATAACACCGACACCCCATGTTTTATGGTGTACAAAATTTCCTGCATCGAAAGAGATATGCTTTTCAAAGTCAGAAATCGCTTCGGTGATATTTCTCCAGCTCTGATTGAGGTTTGAAAGTTTAATATATTCTTCCAGCTGACTGTGACCTTCAAAACGGCTTCTGTAGCAGTTGACGATCTCTTTTCTTGCCCAGGGGCTTTTTGCATCGTACTGAAGAATCAATTTCAATATATTGATTGCAGTTTCCCAATCACCTTTTTCCTGAATTGCAGGGTAAATGTCTTCAAGAAGAACTGTAGCTTTTTCAATGGACATGGTTTTGGCGATTTTCTTTTCAACCATAAGAAAGAATTCAAGATCATCAAGACTCAGTTCGATCAGTTTTGACCAAACATCTTTAACATTTGTAAAGAGGTTTTTATTGATATATCGGTGTATTGCTTTTTTATAATAGCTGATAGCTGCTTCAGTCTTTCCATCAGCTTCATATTTTTCAGCTAGTTTCTTGACGATCTCGGCTTCGTTGTAATCAATTTTGATTAGTCTTTCCCAGACAGTGAAAATCTCATCATGACGATCTTCATTGCTGTAACACTCAGAAAGAACACGGAGAGCCATTTTGTTTTCACCGAATCTGAGAATCCGTTCACAAAGAAATTCAACTATATTCCATTTGTGATTACCGGAAAAGATGTTGATTAGCTCAACAAGGTGAGAATCGTCAATCTGCTGTTTATCGAGAGAGATGATTCCTGATATATACAAACCGATAATACTGTTTTTTGAGTGATCAAGATGCTCTTCACAAAGTTCCTTGATTTCATCCTGTATATTGGAATTAAGAATCTCTTCTACTGTTTCATCCAGCTCTTCAAAATTCTTGATTGTATAATTGCTGAGAGTAGCACGGGTCCATTTTTCCTCATTCAATAAATCATTAATTTTGTTGATCATTTCTTCTGACATAGTTTTTAACATACTCCTGCTTTAGTTGATGTACTGCCGGTAAATTGACGGGTTAAGCAATTTTATATTCATAAGGACCTCATCAATCGTTTTTCTATCTTCCTTCGTGCTTATATAATGATCAATAAGCCAGAAATACCTATTTATTAAACGGGGCACCAGCGTCCCGTTCTCACTATTCTGCCGGATTTCATTCTGAAGAGAAAAAATGGACTGCTTGAGTTTTCCATACTCAATAGGCCGCATTTCTCTTTTGATATTGAATACTCCATAGATGACTCCGTACACAGGAAGCCATTCACTCAGGTATTCTTTTTCTATACCGGTCTCAATAACTTTCTCAATGAGCTTCAGTATGAGTCCTGATTCAAGTCTTGATAAATCAACTTGCTCAGGATTCAGATAGAAAGCTTCCCGAAAAAATATTTTAGCTCCCTGCATTTCATCTACAAGGGCATAAGTATCAGCCAATTCAGCCAGAATCTCAGAGTTATCTCTGTTCATCTTGGCACCTTTTTCAAGGATACTGACTGCTTTTTCATAATTCCCCAGCACCTTATTGCATCTTCCGATTCCAAGGTACAGTTCCAAATCATTGTTATCATCCAGATGTAACTGTTCATAGCAGCACAACGCTTCTGAATGAACCATGTATTTCAGGGATTGAATTCCCCTCTCAGGAGCCACACTTTTGATTTTGTCTGACCAGTCAGTAAACTGATCCCACTGCTTCAAAAGATAGTCTCCCTTTTCATATGGACCGGTAAAATCGATCATTCTGTTCCAGCGCTCTTTCCAGAATTTCAGCATTCTGAGAAGTCCCGCCAGTTCTTCACGGTCAAAGTCTACAGAATAAGCTTCATCCAGCATAGACAGGGCTCTATCGAGTTCCCGTCTCGCGGTAGAGCGATAGACATCTTCGAGATATTCATCTATGTCTTTTTTCAGCTCTATATCACTCATTCTTGTTTTAGCCTGAACATTCAGGTAAATGCACTACTGCATCTTTCTAATTATACCTGTCCCGCTACTTTAGTCAACAAATGCAAACTTTGTGAAGCAATGAAAATTCATAATTCACTGTTTTTTCTTTTGAAGCTGCAGTTTTACAAAAAAAAACTTTTAAGTATAATTGATAAATGAAGAAAATAATAAAATGCGCTCCTTCGATTTTAGCGTCTGATTTTGCGAATATCTCCCAGGGTATTAATCTGATTGAATCTGCCGGAGCAGATTGGGTCCATCTTGACGTTATGGATGGATCATTTGTCCCCGAAATAACTTTTGGATCTCAGATGGTAAAAGCCGTGAAGTCAAAAACAGATCTTCCTCTTGATGTTCATCTGATGATTGAGAAACCTGAAAATCATGTTCAGTCCTTTTTAAAGGCCGGTTCCGATTTTATCACCTTTCATGCGGAAGCTGTTGTTCATGGCCACAGGGTTATACAGATGATTAAGGACGGCGGTGCAGGAGCAGGGATCTCTATAGTACCTTCAACTCCTGTTTCAGTATTGTCTGAGTTGCTCCCTTTTGTAGATCTGGTGCTTATTATGACAGTAAACCCGGGATACGGTGGACAGTCTCTGATCCCTGAATGTCTCGATAAGGTCAGAATACTCAATGAAATAAGAGAAGAAAAGGGCTATAAGTATGAGATCTCAATTGACGGCGGGGTAAACAGGTCCACAATAAAGCAGAGTAAGGAGGCAGGAATAGATGTTTTTGTCGCCGGGTCCGCTTTCTTCGGTGCCGACGATCCTGCAGCAGAGGTTGAGTATCTAAAAAATTGCTGATCTGGGTGAAAGGTATTTTACTTTAAAGGATGGACCGCCGATGTTTGAACTGTGAGGTACTGTCTGATGAAATGGAAATTTCTGCAAAGCAAACTCTTGATTGTTTGTCTGATATTGATTGTGCAGCCTGTATTTGCCGGCAATGCTCTAAATGATGAATTTCTCTTCGGGCTTGATTTGTTCAAGGAAGCCCGTTATGAACAGTCAATACGTCTGTTTCAGGCTGTGTTAGATGATCCGAAATCTGATGATCTGCACGGAGATGCAAGTTATTGGCTGTCCAGAAGCTATCTGGAAAGTGGAGATCTTGTCAGTTCATCCCAGTACCTGGATGATTTTCTGATGAATTATGCCTCTCATGGACTCAATATCCCTGGACGGTACTATAAGGGAAGAATACTCTTCATGCAGGAGGAGTATGATAAATCAATTCATTATTTCTCCTCTTTCCTGACTTCATATCCTGACAGCCCCTATTATGCCAACAGCCTTTTCTGGATAGGTGAGTCGCTGTATTTCCTTGGAAGATTCGATGAAGCAGGTGAAATATACAGCAGCCTCCTTGAGAAATATCCCCGCAGTGTTAAAACTGAAGCATCACGCTACCGTCTCTCCCTTATTGAATATAGATACAGGGAAGAGGAACTGCTCAAGCTGCTTCAATGGAGTCACGAGGAGTTTTTAAAGAGCTCTGGAGATTACGAGCAGAAAGAAAAAGAATTTAATCAGGCTCTTGCTGTTTATCAGGAAAAACTGATTGAACTGACAAAAACGCGGGAAATCTATGATAACAGGTTGAAGCTGCTTTCCTTTAAGCAAGAAGCTCTGGATTTGAAAGAAAGACTCCTTAGAGCTGTTTCCGGAGGCGAATCAGGTGAATAAAATTAAATATACAGCAGCAGTACTGCTTCTTATAACCGGTCTCTACGGAATCTCGGCATTAGAGCTCAAGGATAATTCCTCAAAGGTTCTTTTTGATGAGAAAGATGCTGT
Proteins encoded in this window:
- the greA gene encoding transcription elongation factor GreA, which produces MSEEMINKINDLLNEEKWTRATLSNYTIKNFEELDETVEEILNSNIQDEIKELCEEHLDHSKNSIIGLYISGIISLDKQQIDDSHLVELINIFSGNHKWNIVEFLCERILRFGENKMALRVLSECYSNEDRHDEIFTVWERLIKIDYNEAEIVKKLAEKYEADGKTEAAISYYKKAIHRYINKNLFTNVKDVWSKLIELSLDDLEFFLMVEKKIAKTMSIEKATVLLEDIYPAIQEKGDWETAINILKLILQYDAKSPWARKEIVNCYRSRFEGHSQLEEYIKLSNLNQSWRNITEAISDFEKHISFDAGNFVHHKTWGVGVIRGIKGDEITIDFATKRGHTMSLKMAVNALLSLTKNHIWVLKSILPKEKLHAKVKKDIPWTLKTVIRSFNNAADMKRMKAELVPAVLTQGEWSSWSTEARRVLKTDADFGNMPEKLDLFMVRDKPISFEEKTFNRFKAETNFFDRYQTILEFMKEADPDSDYFSEMFNYFTAFLKAANVNEQVVCSFLFVSKIIKDFPFLNPGINYSFTDVFNDVEDLELMFGSIQYADLKREFLLEIKANIDEWQNYYIMLFPYYLNKSVVEDLIGNGFDNLVKDKLQDIMTHFREFREAFLWIAKSAVDEPWFPSIGIPYEKILINMIHLLDITFRDISNKRNVTENKKLNRAIQTFLFKDNRLEDFILSGDEDTVSRLFTLLQDVKEMDVTIKLGIRQKIKDKYPKIKFLGEKEETPVTAVSHTLFVLEESLRSKQKELKHILDVEVPQNSKEIGIAIEMGDLKENAEYKAGKEKQESLNIQVGKLKEGIEKAKVFDPSTLDIKKVSFGTKVTLVDENNEKEEVFTILGPWESDPSNNVISYVSPFGAAIMGIKLNKSTKFTINEKDYSYKITLIEKADLL
- the rpe gene encoding ribulose-phosphate 3-epimerase, producing MKKIIKCAPSILASDFANISQGINLIESAGADWVHLDVMDGSFVPEITFGSQMVKAVKSKTDLPLDVHLMIEKPENHVQSFLKAGSDFITFHAEAVVHGHRVIQMIKDGGAGAGISIVPSTPVSVLSELLPFVDLVLIMTVNPGYGGQSLIPECLDKVRILNEIREEKGYKYEISIDGGVNRSTIKQSKEAGIDVFVAGSAFFGADDPAAEVEYLKNC
- a CDS encoding tetratricopeptide repeat protein; this encodes MKWKFLQSKLLIVCLILIVQPVFAGNALNDEFLFGLDLFKEARYEQSIRLFQAVLDDPKSDDLHGDASYWLSRSYLESGDLVSSSQYLDDFLMNYASHGLNIPGRYYKGRILFMQEEYDKSIHYFSSFLTSYPDSPYYANSLFWIGESLYFLGRFDEAGEIYSSLLEKYPRSVKTEASRYRLSLIEYRYREEELLKLLQWSHEEFLKSSGDYEQKEKEFNQALAVYQEKLIELTKTREIYDNRLKLLSFKQEALDLKERLLRAVSGGESGE